One Littorina saxatilis isolate snail1 linkage group LG1, US_GU_Lsax_2.0, whole genome shotgun sequence genomic window carries:
- the LOC138977368 gene encoding armadillo repeat-containing protein 6-like, with amino-acid sequence MAKVITQLTFDDIVKENMQEFDMSVEDAVQDAVQQFESQGVNLSNIIQDVSIYSGDGAVDTVHPVVEAIQRLSLLASNDSSNAAAALPDLDVVRDECNIDLSHRCLAGNNQAYPTLIKLLKKFSGDAPVMKSLLQSLCALINGQPDLLDEEGSALLVQLLSDFKDNVELLVLVVRLIRLFCVKHEGNRQNFVGKDLIKLLAGLLQSQQTNAELVREVCFALRVLTFDDDIRVPFGKAHEHAKMIVTEGDALKAILKICEVYADNVSVLGELFLTLGSLVVRNEFCEEVLHLGGVQFVLQAFEKNIPDKTIVRQALVTLRALAGSDKVKVAVMKQRGIELAVAAIVKHDSISAIAEGACATLAALTLRNPAHCNKVIECRGHEAVVQAMKIHPKNASVQKQACMILRNLVARTREHGPAILELGAEPLLNQAAANHKECGDEAKAALRDLGCAVHLKELWTGQKGSIQY; translated from the exons atggCGAAAGTCATAACCCAACTGACGTTTGACGATATTGTGAAGGAAAACATGCAGGAGTTTGACATGTCAGTGGAGGATGCTGTTCAAGATGCTGTTCAGCAGTTTGAATCACAG GGGGTGAATCTGTCAAACATCATCCAAGACGTCAGCATTTACAGTGGAGATGGAGCTGTTGATACAGTTCATCCAGTGGTGGAAGCCATCCAGAGACTGTCTCTGCTGGCAAGCAACGACTCTTCGAATGCTGCTGCTGCCCTACCTGACCTTGATGTCGTTCGAGATGAGTGTAACATTGACCTTTCTCATCGCTGCCTGGCTGGAAACAATCAGGCCTACCCAACACTGATCAAACTCTTGAAGAAATTCTCAGGAGACGCCCCTGTGATGAAATCCTTGCTTCAGTCATTGTGTGCGCTGATCAACGGTCAACCTGACCTACTAGATGAAGAGGGTAGCGCTTTGCTTGTGCAGTTACTCTCAGACTTTAAAGACAATGTTGAACTCCTCGTCTTGGTAGTTCGACTGATAAGGCTGTTTTGTGTGAAGCATGAAGGCAACAGGCAAAACTTTGTGGGAAAAGATCTGATCAAGTTGTTGGCAGGGCTACTCCAGTCACAGCAAACAAATGCTGAGCTTGTGAGGGAGGTATGCTTTGCGCTGAGAGTTCTGACATTTGATGACGACATTCGAGTCCCTTTCGGCAAGGCTCATGAACATGCCAAGATGATTGTCACTGAAGGAGATGCACTCAAGGCCATCCTCAAAATATGTGAAG tgtatGCAGACAACGTCAGTGTGCTTGGGGAGCTGTTCTTGACACTGGGCAGCCTTGTTGTGCGCAACGAGTTCTGTGAGGAGGTCCTCCACCTGGGCGGTGTTCAATTCGTCCTGCAGGCCTTTGAGAAGAACATCCCAGACAAG ACTATTGTTCGGCAAGCTCTGGTGACTCTCCGGGCCCTGGCTGGCAgtgacaaggtcaaggtcgctgTCATGAAGCAGAGAGGAATTGAGCTGGCTGTGGCAGCCATAGTGAAACACGATAGCATTTCTGCCATCGCAGAAGGGGCATGTGCTACACTGGCAGCCTTGACCTTGCGTAATCCCGCCCACTGCAACAAGGTCATTGAATGTCGCGGTCATGAAGCAGTTGTTCAGGCCATGAAAATTCACCCAAAAAATGCTAGTGTTCAA aaacaAGCCTGCATGATACTGCGAAATTTGGTGGCCCGGACTCGCGAGCATGGTCCAGCCATTTTGGAGCTCGGGGCAGAACCACTGTTGAACCAGGCAGCTGCAAATCACAAGGAGTGTGGCGATGAAGCCAAAGCTGCCCTCAGAGATCTAGGCTGTGCCGTACACCTCAAGGAACTCTGGACAGGACAGAAAGGATCCATACAGTACTGA